In the genome of Coturnix japonica isolate 7356 chromosome Z, Coturnix japonica 2.1, whole genome shotgun sequence, one region contains:
- the RIOK2 gene encoding serine/threonine-protein kinase RIO2 — protein MGKLNVVMLRYLTREHFRVLTAVEMGMKNHEIVPASLIASIASLKHGGCNKILRELAKHRLLAYERTKTVQGYRLTNAGYDYLALKTLSSRQVISSVGNQMGVGKESDIYIVANEDEQQFAMKLHRLGRTSFRSLKNKRDYHKHRHKMSWLYLSRLAAMKEFAYMKALYDRKFPVPKPVDYNRHAVIMELLDGYPLCQVHQVEDPASVYSELMDLIVKLANHGLIHGDFNEFNLILDNDDHVTMIDFPQMISTSHPNAEWYFDRDVTCIREFFKKRFNYESELFPEFKDIRRESSLDIEIAASGYTKEMQEDDELLHPSVSDEDDNTAEVSEFEEFAESNLRFFKSNQEDNAELIREEDSDSRTSEDAMYRNEEADATETSENLQKLSLSELSSALDEVEGQPVHCKSSEDAESCVTVFSEHERVLEGTSEDKATQGECCIDKDNEGDECPDLVDLSALNRKFKPFRNEDSMPHIAENKARTRTTSVSSLGSCSTIPPELVKKKIKRQLTKQQKSALRQRLQKGEANIYTKQRRENMHNIKSSLDAASFWE, from the exons ATGGGGAAACTGAACGTGGTGATGCTGCGGTACCTGACCAGGGAGCACTTCCGAGTCCTCACCGCG GTGGAAATGGGAATGAAGAACCATGAAATAGTTCCTGCCAGCTTGATTGCTTCTATTGCAAGCCTGAAACATGGTGGCTGTAACAAAATTTTGAGAGAGCTGGCGAAACACAGGCTCCTGGCTTATGAACGAACCAAAA cgGTCCAGGGCTATCGGTTAACTAATGCAGGATATGATTACCTTGCCTTGAAAACTCTGTCTTCCCGGCAAGTCATCAGTTCTGTTGGAAACCAGATGGGTGTTGGCAAAGAAtcag ATATTTATATTGTTGCAAATGAAGATGAGCAACAGTTTGCAATGAAACTGCATAGGCTTGGAAGAACTTCTTTTCgcagtctgaaaaataaacgTGACTACCATAAGCACAGGCATAAAATGTCATGGCTGTATTTATCCCGGCTAGCAGCAATGAAGGAGTTTGCCTACATGAAG GCTTTGTATGACAGAAAATTTCCTGTTCCAAAACCTGTAGACTACAACAGACATGCAGTTATTATGGAGCTCCTTGATGGCTATCCTTT GTGCCAGGTGCACCAAGTGGAAGATCCTGCCTCTGTCTACAGTGAATTAATGGATCTAATTGTAAAACTTGCCAATCACGGTTTGATTCATGGAGATTTCAATGAATTCAATCTCATACTGGATAATGATGACCATGTCACTATGATTGATTTTCCACAGATGATATCAACATCGCATCCAAACGCTGAATG GTATTTTGATAGAGATGTTACCTGCATTAGGGAGTTCTTTAAGAAGCGCTTCAACTATGAGAGTGAGCTCTTCCCAGAATTCAAAGACATCAG GAGAGAGAGTTCTCTTGACATAGAGATTGCTGCCAGTGGatatacaaaagaaatgcaagaagaTGATGAACTACTTCACCCATCGGTCTCTGATGAGGATGATAATACAGCAGAGGTATCAGAATTTGAAGAATTTGCTGAGAGTAACCTCAGATTCTTCAAAAGTAATCAGGAAGATAATGCAGAATTAATACGTGAAGAGGATTCTGATAGCAGAACCTCTGAAGATGCAATGTATCGTAATGAAGAGGCTGATGCCACTGAAACTAGTGAAAATCTACAAAAATTGAGTTTGTCAGAGTTGAGTTCTGCCTTAGATGAGGTTGAAGGGCAACCTGTCCACTGCAAATCCAGTGAAGATGCAGAGAGTTGTGTAACTGTGTTTTCTGAGCATGAAAGGGTGCTTGAAGGTACCTCGGAAGATAAGGCAACTCAAGGAGAGTGCTGCATTGATAAGGACAACGAAGGTGATGAATGCCCTGATCTGGTTGACTTGTCAGCTTTAAACAGGAAGTTTAAGCCTTTCAG AAATGAAGATAGCATGCCTCATATTGCTGAGAACAAGGCAAGAACAAGGACCACATCAGTCAGCAGTCTTGGGAGCTGTTCAACCATTCCACCG gaactggtgaaaaagaagataaaacgTCAGCtgacaaaacaacaaaagtctGCTCTGAGACAACGACTGCAGAAAGGAGAGGCAAATATTTATACCAAACAGCGTCGGGAAAATATGCATAACATTAAGTCAAGCTTGGATGCAGCCAGTTTTTGGGAATGA